One genomic region from Erythrobacter mangrovi encodes:
- a CDS encoding citrate synthase translates to MADNQATLDLGGKTQEFPVLKGSVGPDVIDIRKLYGATGAFTYDPGYKSTASCESALTYIDGEEGILLHRGYPIGQLAEHSSFMEVSYLLLNGELPTQEELDDFTYTITRHTMVHEQLRSFYQGFRRDAHPMAIMCGVVGALSAFYHDSTDIADPEQRKIASHRLLAKMPTIAAMAYKYSVGQPFLQPKNSLSYTGNFLRMTFGVPAEEYEIHPAIERAMDRIFILHADHEQNASTSTVRLAGSSGANPFACIAAGIACLWGPAHGGANEAALNMLQEIGSPDRIPHYIERAKDKNDPFRLMGFGHRVYKNYDPRATVMQKTLREVFDALNVDDPVFETALRLEELALSDDYFKEKKLFPNVDFYSGIILNAIGFPTTMFTALFALARTVGWVAQWNEMISDPAQVIGRPRQLYTGPTERDYVPIGKR, encoded by the coding sequence GTGGCCGACAATCAGGCAACTCTCGATCTGGGTGGCAAGACCCAGGAATTCCCCGTCCTGAAAGGGAGCGTCGGTCCCGATGTGATCGACATTCGTAAGCTTTATGGTGCGACCGGGGCGTTCACCTACGATCCCGGCTACAAGTCGACCGCGAGCTGCGAGAGCGCCCTCACCTACATTGACGGTGAAGAAGGCATCCTGCTTCACCGCGGCTACCCTATCGGCCAGCTGGCCGAGCATTCGAGCTTCATGGAGGTCAGCTATCTGCTGCTGAACGGCGAACTGCCGACGCAGGAAGAGCTCGACGATTTCACGTACACAATTACCCGCCACACCATGGTGCACGAACAGCTGCGGAGCTTCTACCAGGGCTTCCGTCGCGATGCGCACCCGATGGCGATCATGTGCGGCGTGGTGGGCGCGCTTTCGGCCTTCTACCACGACAGCACCGACATCGCAGATCCCGAACAGCGCAAGATCGCCAGCCATCGCCTGCTGGCGAAGATGCCGACGATCGCGGCGATGGCCTACAAATATTCGGTCGGTCAACCGTTCCTGCAGCCGAAAAACTCGCTCAGCTACACCGGCAACTTTCTGCGCATGACCTTCGGCGTCCCGGCCGAGGAATATGAGATTCATCCCGCCATCGAACGCGCGATGGACCGGATCTTCATTCTCCATGCCGATCACGAACAGAACGCTTCGACCTCGACCGTCCGCCTTGCAGGCTCGTCGGGAGCCAACCCGTTCGCCTGCATTGCCGCGGGCATTGCCTGCCTGTGGGGCCCGGCGCACGGCGGCGCGAACGAAGCGGCGCTCAACATGCTGCAGGAAATCGGCTCTCCCGACCGCATCCCGCACTATATCGAACGCGCCAAGGACAAGAACGACCCGTTTCGCCTGATGGGCTTCGGCCACCGCGTCTACAAGAACTACGACCCGCGTGCGACGGTCATGCAGAAGACACTGCGAGAGGTGTTCGACGCGCTGAACGTCGACGACCCGGTGTTCGAAACCGCGTTGCGCCTGGAAGAACTCGCGCTGAGCGACGATTACTTCAAGGAGAAGAAGCTCTTCCCGAACGTGGACTTCTACTCGGGCATCATCCTCAACGCGATCGGCTTCCCGACCACCATGTTCACCGCACTCTTTGCGCTCGCCCGCACGGTCGGCTGGGTTGCGCAGTGGAATGAAATGATTTCCGATCCTGCACAGGTCATCGGCCGCCCGCGCCAGCTCTACACTGGCCCGACCGAACGCGATTACGTGCCCATCGGCAAGCGCTGA
- a CDS encoding ComEC/Rec2 family competence protein has product MATQGTPLVPLGEAGGTARDAVRRPWRMRGLLSRFTDRIERLLAGSEFDRGPWLAVALAAGIALWFGLGSPWQWLAAMGAFLLLALSAAAIWRGRNERSYVMVAAIAVSLTIALGVAVVWARSEIVGAEPIPAPRFERLDARILERQEQPTEGRIRLTLAARDVVAGRAVAYRVNLPLDQDAENLREGARVRLSVRLLPPAPPIVPGAYNFARRAWFEGLSATGAVAGTVEVLEPPKQNEGRLARVQRDLSSYVRSRLDGAPGAIAATLASGDRGAIPSADEEAMRDAGLTHLLSISGLHVSAIIAATYLLTLKLLACWPWFALRVRLPLVAAGAAALAGIGYTLLTGAEVPTIRSCIGAVLVLLALALGREPLSMRMVAVAAMLVLLLWPESLIGPSFQMSFAAVLAIVALHGAKPVREFLAPREEGWTSRLGRRLAVLFLTGLVIEIALMPIVLFHFHRAGVYGALANLVAIPLVTFVSMPLLALAMAFDMVGMGAPFWWLAGHSLELLLDLAHFAAGLPGAVKLAPPVPPAALLLFVGGGLWLALWHGTQRLWGLVPAIAATVWMLSAPVPDILVTRDGRDFAIVGEGDQVLVLRQSEGGYAQDSLLEIAASGTEPQALAEWSGARCSDDFCALELDRGGRTWRLLVSRSRNLVEERALAAACEKADIVISDRYLPRACRPAWLRLDRRFLQREGGVALYLASGRIDTVARTQGEHGWWRPREDRPRRAPPSTQ; this is encoded by the coding sequence ATGGCGACGCAAGGGACGCCTCTTGTACCATTGGGGGAGGCGGGCGGCACTGCCCGCGACGCAGTGCGGCGCCCTTGGCGCATGCGCGGCCTCTTGTCCAGATTCACGGACCGGATCGAGCGCCTGCTTGCAGGATCGGAATTCGATCGTGGGCCTTGGTTGGCGGTGGCACTGGCTGCGGGCATTGCCCTTTGGTTCGGGCTTGGGAGTCCTTGGCAGTGGCTTGCAGCAATGGGCGCATTTCTGCTCCTCGCATTATCGGCTGCTGCGATTTGGCGCGGGCGGAACGAACGCTCGTATGTGATGGTAGCCGCCATTGCAGTGTCGTTGACTATAGCCCTGGGTGTTGCGGTGGTATGGGCGCGCTCCGAAATCGTGGGTGCCGAGCCCATTCCTGCCCCGCGTTTCGAGCGGCTCGATGCGCGTATCCTGGAGCGACAAGAGCAGCCTACGGAAGGGCGCATACGCCTTACCCTAGCTGCGCGTGATGTAGTGGCGGGCCGCGCAGTCGCATATCGGGTCAACCTACCGCTTGATCAGGACGCCGAGAACTTGCGTGAAGGGGCACGAGTCCGGCTTTCGGTGCGTTTGCTGCCTCCCGCACCTCCGATTGTACCGGGAGCGTACAACTTCGCGCGAAGGGCCTGGTTCGAAGGGCTGTCTGCGACCGGCGCGGTTGCTGGGACGGTCGAGGTTCTGGAACCACCTAAGCAAAATGAGGGCCGCCTCGCTCGGGTCCAGCGCGATCTGTCGTCCTATGTGCGGAGCCGGCTCGACGGAGCGCCAGGTGCCATCGCAGCGACATTGGCGAGCGGCGATCGCGGGGCAATTCCGAGCGCTGACGAGGAAGCCATGCGCGACGCCGGACTGACGCACTTGCTGTCGATCAGCGGACTGCATGTCAGTGCCATCATCGCGGCGACCTATCTCCTGACGCTCAAGCTGCTGGCTTGTTGGCCCTGGTTTGCGTTGCGCGTGCGTTTGCCGCTGGTTGCTGCAGGAGCAGCGGCATTGGCGGGGATCGGTTATACGCTGCTTACTGGGGCCGAAGTCCCCACAATCCGCAGCTGTATCGGCGCGGTTCTCGTGTTGCTGGCACTGGCGCTGGGACGTGAACCGCTGTCGATGCGCATGGTCGCGGTGGCGGCCATGCTCGTCTTGCTGTTGTGGCCGGAGTCGCTGATTGGACCGAGTTTCCAGATGAGCTTTGCCGCCGTGCTGGCGATCGTCGCGCTACATGGCGCGAAGCCGGTGCGCGAATTCCTTGCACCGCGAGAGGAGGGGTGGACATCCCGCCTTGGGCGGCGGCTCGCAGTTCTGTTCCTTACCGGTTTGGTGATCGAGATCGCGCTGATGCCGATCGTGCTGTTCCACTTCCATCGGGCCGGCGTGTATGGTGCCTTGGCGAACCTAGTTGCGATACCTCTGGTGACCTTCGTATCGATGCCGCTCTTGGCCCTGGCCATGGCGTTCGACATGGTAGGAATGGGCGCGCCCTTTTGGTGGCTGGCCGGGCATTCGCTCGAGCTGCTGCTCGACTTGGCCCACTTCGCCGCGGGCTTGCCCGGGGCAGTCAAGCTCGCACCTCCGGTTCCCCCGGCGGCTCTGCTGCTGTTCGTAGGTGGCGGGCTGTGGCTCGCCCTGTGGCACGGCACTCAACGACTTTGGGGCCTGGTCCCAGCCATTGCCGCAACGGTGTGGATGCTGAGCGCACCTGTGCCCGACATCCTTGTCACGCGCGATGGTCGTGACTTCGCGATAGTCGGGGAGGGCGATCAGGTGCTGGTGCTCCGCCAAAGCGAGGGCGGATATGCCCAGGACAGCTTGCTGGAGATCGCCGCAAGCGGAACCGAGCCACAGGCGCTGGCTGAATGGTCGGGCGCGCGATGCAGCGATGACTTTTGCGCGCTGGAGCTTGATCGTGGAGGGAGGACTTGGCGCCTGCTGGTTTCGCGCAGTCGTAACCTCGTTGAGGAGCGGGCGCTCGCTGCAGCGTGCGAGAAGGCAGATATCGTGATCTCCGATCGATACTTGCCTCGTGCGTGCCGCCCCGCATGGCTCAGGCTCGATCGTCGATTCCTCCAGCGTGAAGGCGGTGTTGCGCTCTATCTTGCCTCGGGCCGCATCGACACGGTAGCCCGAACGCAGGGTGAGCATGGCTGGTGGCGGCCACGCGAAGATCGGCCCCGCAGAGCGCCACCATCCACTCAGTGA
- the gltX gene encoding glutamate--tRNA ligase gives MASDSVSTAASPSGTVVTRFAPSPTGYLHIGGARTALFNWLYARHHGGRVLLRIEDTDRKRSTQDAIDKIIDGLAWLGLDFDEAPVFQSDRAERHAEVARQLLAAGHAYKCFATQEELEEMREAQRAAKQPLRYDRRWRDRDPSEAPEGAPYVIRLKVPVEGATTIEDAVQGSITVQNSEIDDYIILRSDGTPTYMLAVVVDDHDMGVTHIIRGDDHINNAFRQLPIIRAMNEIEGNWPDPVYAHVPLIHGADGAKMSKRHGAVGVEAYRDEEGILPEALVNYLLRLGWGYGDREEISREEAIQLFDLDGVGKGPARFDIKKLQNLNGHYIREADDARLAALVAERIGSDADVALLTKAMPVLKVRAKSVNELVEGAAFLSAKRPLEMSEKAGALLDDEARQRLGELSKMLQLQNDWTIEALEATTKSYAENLGVGLGKLAQPMRAALTGTTTSPGIFDVLVLLGKEEALARIDAQA, from the coding sequence ATGGCAAGCGATAGTGTGAGCACCGCTGCTTCGCCATCCGGGACGGTCGTCACCCGCTTCGCCCCCTCACCCACGGGTTATCTCCATATCGGCGGGGCGCGCACGGCGTTGTTCAACTGGCTATACGCGCGCCATCACGGCGGTCGCGTGCTGCTCCGCATCGAGGATACCGATCGCAAGCGCAGCACGCAGGATGCGATCGACAAGATCATCGACGGACTCGCCTGGCTTGGCCTCGATTTCGACGAAGCACCCGTATTCCAGTCTGATCGCGCTGAGCGCCACGCTGAAGTCGCCCGTCAGCTGCTCGCAGCGGGCCATGCCTACAAGTGCTTCGCCACCCAGGAAGAACTCGAAGAGATGCGCGAAGCGCAGCGTGCGGCAAAGCAGCCCTTGCGCTACGATCGCCGTTGGCGTGACCGAGATCCGTCCGAGGCGCCTGAAGGCGCGCCCTACGTGATCCGGCTCAAGGTTCCGGTCGAAGGCGCAACCACGATCGAAGATGCGGTCCAAGGCAGCATCACCGTCCAGAACTCCGAGATTGACGATTACATCATCCTGCGTTCGGACGGCACGCCGACCTACATGCTCGCGGTAGTAGTCGACGACCACGACATGGGCGTGACCCACATCATCCGTGGTGACGATCACATCAACAATGCCTTCCGACAGCTGCCGATCATCCGTGCAATGAACGAGATCGAGGGCAACTGGCCCGATCCGGTCTATGCGCATGTCCCCCTGATCCACGGCGCCGACGGGGCGAAGATGTCTAAGCGACATGGAGCGGTCGGGGTCGAGGCCTATCGCGACGAGGAAGGCATTCTCCCAGAGGCGCTGGTCAACTATCTGCTCCGACTCGGTTGGGGGTATGGCGATCGCGAGGAAATCAGCCGAGAGGAAGCGATCCAACTGTTCGATCTCGATGGGGTCGGCAAAGGCCCGGCACGCTTCGACATCAAGAAGCTCCAGAATCTCAACGGCCACTATATCCGCGAAGCAGACGATGCACGATTGGCTGCACTCGTAGCCGAGCGCATTGGTTCCGATGCAGATGTTGCGCTGCTGACGAAGGCAATGCCTGTCCTTAAAGTTCGCGCCAAGTCCGTCAATGAACTCGTTGAAGGTGCTGCGTTTCTCTCCGCAAAGCGTCCGCTCGAAATGAGCGAAAAGGCAGGCGCATTGCTCGACGATGAAGCGCGCCAGCGACTGGGTGAACTGTCCAAAATGCTGCAACTGCAAAATGACTGGACAATCGAGGCTCTCGAAGCCACTACGAAATCGTATGCCGAGAACCTTGGGGTTGGGCTCGGTAAGCTCGCGCAACCGATGCGTGCAGCACTCACCGGTACGACCACGTCGCCCGGTATTTTCGATGTGCTGGTCCTGTTGGGAAAGGAAGAGGCGCTCGCTCGTATCGACGCGCAAGCCTGA
- a CDS encoding sensor histidine kinase, with protein MASVGTRYIAHGRTDAEGHLVEAGEPLASLQEACGGKLGSTIAIPELRALVDKAGHYGLRLARQFNAIDGENRISAWVEIAPELGGEGAVEACSIDVVSWHSEELPPENELESARRRVEINRHLADCTARLDPRQGLLSVVTEAPDLADFVEATRDAIGRPWTDFVRLPGNAHEQPLHWRLLDGAHCEIPGSARQWTAHLEPLGQGQPGSAGFVLYLTADTPDPAVFDPASGTAIEGASFGRDLTPVLRQPINRIIANAETIRTKLAGPIADEYSNYAADIATAAQHLLALIDDLSDLEVVESDQFVTAPDRIELADVARRACGILGVRAQEKGITLVPPVEGESQLAIAEFRRVLQILLNLVGNAIRYSPEDSQVWIRLDRIGSRALITVADQGHGLDEAQQQKVFEKFERLGRSGDGGSGLGLYISRRIARAMDGDLTVESAPGQGARFTLSVPAADDLRSEERGGNSR; from the coding sequence ATGGCCAGCGTTGGAACCCGCTACATTGCGCATGGTCGCACTGATGCCGAGGGGCATCTGGTTGAGGCCGGTGAACCCCTTGCCAGTCTCCAGGAGGCATGTGGAGGGAAGTTGGGAAGCACGATCGCTATCCCGGAGCTGCGCGCTCTTGTTGACAAGGCGGGTCACTACGGCCTCCGTCTCGCTCGCCAGTTCAACGCCATCGACGGTGAGAACCGTATTTCGGCCTGGGTAGAGATAGCGCCGGAACTCGGAGGTGAGGGTGCGGTCGAGGCTTGTTCCATTGATGTGGTTAGCTGGCATTCGGAGGAGTTGCCCCCCGAAAATGAGCTCGAGTCCGCGCGGCGGCGCGTCGAGATCAATCGCCACCTTGCCGATTGCACCGCGCGTCTCGATCCGCGCCAGGGGCTTCTATCGGTTGTCACGGAAGCGCCAGACCTGGCGGACTTCGTCGAGGCGACCCGTGACGCAATCGGGCGACCCTGGACCGATTTTGTCCGCCTGCCGGGCAATGCACACGAGCAACCGCTCCATTGGCGGCTCCTCGATGGGGCGCACTGCGAGATTCCTGGATCCGCGCGCCAGTGGACCGCTCACCTTGAGCCACTAGGGCAGGGGCAACCCGGCAGCGCTGGATTCGTGCTCTACCTTACTGCGGACACCCCCGATCCGGCGGTGTTCGATCCTGCTTCGGGCACGGCCATCGAAGGTGCGTCATTCGGACGCGACCTTACCCCTGTCCTGCGCCAACCGATCAACCGCATCATCGCCAATGCCGAAACGATCCGGACGAAGCTGGCGGGACCGATCGCTGACGAATATTCGAACTATGCGGCAGATATAGCGACTGCCGCGCAGCACTTGCTGGCGCTGATCGATGACCTTTCCGATCTCGAGGTGGTCGAATCCGACCAGTTTGTCACCGCACCAGACCGCATCGAATTGGCCGATGTCGCGCGGCGAGCATGCGGAATCCTGGGCGTTCGGGCGCAGGAGAAGGGCATTACGCTCGTGCCACCGGTCGAAGGCGAGAGCCAATTGGCAATCGCCGAATTCCGTCGAGTGCTACAGATCCTGCTCAACCTTGTGGGCAATGCGATCCGGTACTCGCCGGAAGACAGCCAGGTCTGGATCCGTCTCGATCGGATAGGGAGCCGTGCGCTTATCACCGTGGCCGACCAGGGCCATGGGCTCGACGAGGCTCAGCAACAGAAAGTCTTCGAGAAATTCGAGCGGCTCGGACGTAGTGGCGACGGAGGTTCCGGCTTGGGGCTCTATATCTCGCGCCGAATTGCCCGTGCGATGGACGGCGATCTGACGGTTGAGAGCGCGCCGGGGCAAGGTGCGCGATTTACGCTTTCGGTCCCGGCGGCCGACGATCTACGCAGCGAGGAACGCGGCGGCAACAGCCGCTAA